The Achromobacter pestifer genome includes a region encoding these proteins:
- a CDS encoding cytochrome c oxidase assembly protein: MVCMDSLEWLIPWEFSPTLVASFLVAIVLFVRGQKVHHVTAARSILFWTGMALLYLSMHTRLDYYAERMFFIHRIQHLVLHHLGPLLVMAAFPGQVMRAGLPMRWRIRLRDFLRTGAGRATVTLLTHKIFVPTLFVFLVLVWLIPSVQFYSMLDWRLYRLMNWSVVISGFMYWNLILDRRPAPPAAMTPGGRVISPVLTMLPQMVAGAVIAFTESDIYPLFELCGRAIAMSAQTDQTIGGLTMWIPAALVEVIGLMVALGTLMRLSAKGRLRKADRDAQARARAKARAASA; this comes from the coding sequence ATGGTTTGCATGGATAGTCTCGAATGGCTCATACCCTGGGAGTTTTCTCCCACGCTGGTGGCCTCCTTCCTGGTGGCCATCGTGCTGTTCGTGCGCGGCCAAAAGGTCCATCACGTGACCGCCGCCCGCAGCATCCTCTTCTGGACGGGCATGGCGCTGCTGTATCTGTCCATGCACACCCGGCTGGACTACTACGCCGAGCGCATGTTCTTCATCCACCGCATCCAGCATCTGGTGCTGCACCATCTGGGGCCGCTGCTGGTCATGGCGGCGTTCCCGGGGCAGGTGATGCGGGCGGGTCTGCCCATGCGCTGGCGCATCCGGCTGCGTGACTTCCTGCGCACCGGCGCCGGCCGCGCCACGGTGACGCTGCTGACGCACAAGATCTTCGTGCCGACGCTGTTCGTCTTCCTGGTGCTGGTCTGGCTGATCCCGTCGGTGCAGTTCTATTCCATGCTGGACTGGCGTCTCTACCGCCTGATGAACTGGTCCGTGGTGATCAGCGGTTTCATGTACTGGAACCTGATCCTGGACCGCAGGCCCGCGCCGCCCGCGGCCATGACGCCGGGCGGCCGGGTCATTTCGCCCGTGCTGACGATGTTGCCGCAAATGGTGGCGGGGGCGGTCATCGCCTTCACCGAAAGCGATATCTATCCGCTGTTCGAGCTATGCGGCCGGGCCATCGCCATGTCGGCCCAGACCGACCAGACCATAGGCGGCCTGACCATGTGGATTCCGGCGGCGCTGGTCGAGGTTATCGGACTGATGGTGGCCCTGGGAACCTTGATGCGCCTGTCGGCGAAGGGACGTTTGCGCAAGGCGGATCGCGATGCGCAGGCGCGGGCCAGGGCCAAGGCCCGCGCGGCGTCCGCCTAG
- a CDS encoding branched-chain amino acid transaminase, which produces MSMADRDGFIWYDGKLVPWRDATTHVLTHSLHYGLSVFEGVRAYRSEIGTAIFRLEDHTNRLFNSAHIYQIPMPFDRDTINEAQRMVVRENKLEAGYLRPLVFYGPEKMGVSPKGARVHVAIAAWPWGAYLGEEALSAGIRVKVSSFARQHVNVTMPRAKVATTYANSILANTEALQDGYDEALLLDTEGFVAEGSGENLFIVKDGVLCEPEIASALTGITRSTIHALAADQGLRVVTKRLTRDDVYIADEAFFTGTAAEVTPIREVDNRQIGNGRRGPITEKLQKAFFDVVNGRNPKYHHWLSKV; this is translated from the coding sequence ATGTCGATGGCAGACCGCGACGGCTTCATCTGGTACGACGGCAAGCTCGTACCGTGGCGAGACGCGACCACGCACGTCCTGACGCACTCCCTGCACTACGGCCTGTCGGTATTCGAAGGAGTGCGGGCCTACCGTTCCGAGATCGGCACCGCCATCTTCCGCCTCGAAGACCATACCAACCGCCTGTTCAATTCGGCGCACATCTACCAGATCCCCATGCCCTTCGATCGCGACACGATCAACGAAGCGCAGCGGATGGTGGTGCGCGAAAACAAACTCGAAGCCGGCTACCTGCGTCCCCTGGTGTTCTATGGCCCCGAAAAAATGGGCGTGTCGCCCAAGGGCGCCCGGGTGCACGTGGCCATCGCCGCCTGGCCCTGGGGCGCCTACCTGGGCGAAGAAGCGCTGTCCGCAGGCATCCGCGTCAAGGTGTCCTCATTCGCGCGCCAGCACGTGAACGTCACGATGCCGCGCGCCAAGGTGGCAACCACCTACGCCAACTCGATCCTGGCCAATACCGAGGCCCTGCAGGACGGCTACGACGAAGCCCTGCTGCTGGACACCGAAGGCTTCGTGGCCGAGGGCTCGGGCGAGAACCTCTTCATCGTCAAGGACGGCGTGCTTTGCGAGCCCGAGATCGCCTCCGCCCTGACCGGCATTACCCGCTCCACCATCCATGCGCTGGCCGCAGACCAGGGCCTGCGCGTGGTGACCAAGCGCCTGACGCGCGACGACGTCTACATCGCCGACGAGGCGTTCTTCACCGGCACGGCCGCCGAAGTGACGCCCATCCGCGAGGTGGACAACCGCCAGATCGGCAACGGCCGGCGCGGCCCGATCACGGAGAAGCTGCAGAAAGCATTTTTTGACGTGGTGAATGGCCGCAACCCGAAGTACCATCACTGGCTGAGTAAAGTCTGA
- the galU gene encoding UTP--glucose-1-phosphate uridylyltransferase GalU, whose product MRPVRKAVFPVAGMGTRFLPATKAMPKEMLPVVDKPLIQYAVEEAVAAGITDLIFVTGRNKRAIEDHFDSAPELESDLESKGKHELLAMVRGILPAHVNCLYIRQSAPLGLGHAVLSAAPAVGDEPFAVLLADDLIDSDLPALKQLIDVAVTQNASVLGVQDVPRADTRKYGIVATRQGDASANGRTERVTHIVEKPDPEAAPSTLAVVGRYVLEAAIFDHLRSTKMGAGNEIQLTDGIASLMRERAVYAHRYEGVRYDCGSKAGMFQATVALGKKYHGLLPE is encoded by the coding sequence ATGCGTCCTGTCCGTAAAGCTGTTTTCCCTGTTGCCGGCATGGGTACGCGCTTCCTGCCCGCCACCAAGGCGATGCCCAAGGAAATGCTGCCCGTGGTCGACAAGCCGCTGATCCAATATGCCGTGGAAGAAGCCGTGGCCGCCGGGATCACCGATCTTATTTTCGTGACGGGACGCAACAAGCGCGCCATCGAAGACCACTTCGACTCGGCGCCGGAACTCGAATCGGACCTGGAAAGCAAGGGCAAGCACGAGCTTCTGGCCATGGTGCGGGGCATTCTACCCGCGCATGTGAATTGCCTCTATATCCGTCAGTCGGCTCCGCTGGGGCTGGGCCACGCGGTGCTGTCCGCCGCGCCCGCCGTGGGCGACGAACCCTTTGCCGTGCTGCTCGCCGACGACCTGATCGACTCCGACCTGCCGGCGCTCAAGCAGCTGATCGACGTGGCCGTGACGCAGAACGCCAGCGTGCTGGGCGTGCAGGACGTACCGCGCGCCGATACCCGCAAGTACGGCATCGTGGCCACCCGCCAGGGAGATGCCAGCGCCAATGGCCGCACGGAACGCGTCACCCATATCGTGGAAAAACCCGATCCCGAAGCCGCGCCCTCGACGCTCGCCGTGGTCGGCCGGTACGTGCTGGAAGCCGCGATCTTCGACCACCTGCGCTCGACCAAGATGGGCGCCGGCAACGAGATCCAGCTGACCGACGGCATCGCCTCGCTGATGCGCGAGCGCGCCGTGTATGCGCACCGCTATGAAGGCGTGCGCTACGACTGCGGCAGCAAGGCCGGCATGTTCCAGGCCACCGTGGCCCTGGGCAAGAAGTATCACGGCCTGCTGCCGGAGTAG
- a CDS encoding porin: MRIATFAALMAAGLALPLAARGADTAQGLRLYGVVDAGVAITTVSGQGSHSGLLNGGLTDSLWGMTGAEDMGGGWSARFQLESGFDPSSGKRADDDRLFNYAAWVGLGHDSYGELRLGRQHTIGQVYGNSLEIASWKEMGMGATFKASDNYQFSNLVNYYTPVWQGFQAGIGYSFDADDGNRFRTANNNRALSLGVKYEDGPLLAVATWDQLRLADAPPGSNGRPQAVQLGVSYDFEVLKLSLAWSRQRNGDVGLDGGDPDGLGLGLGPAAFVRGGTVNAWLVGASVPVGPGAVLLQWSLAHPDWHWDNGMTARNAQVMTLGYTYGLSPRTTLYAFAGYASNYTLDDQFDPAHSHTTRVGTGISHRF, translated from the coding sequence ATGAGAATCGCTACTTTTGCCGCGCTGATGGCGGCGGGCCTGGCCCTTCCCCTGGCGGCGCGTGGCGCCGATACCGCACAGGGGCTGAGACTGTATGGCGTGGTGGACGCGGGCGTGGCCATTACCACGGTCTCGGGGCAGGGCAGCCATAGCGGGCTGCTCAACGGCGGGTTGACCGACTCGCTGTGGGGCATGACGGGGGCGGAAGACATGGGCGGGGGCTGGAGCGCCCGGTTTCAGCTGGAAAGCGGCTTCGATCCCTCATCGGGCAAGCGGGCTGACGACGACCGCCTCTTCAACTACGCCGCCTGGGTCGGCCTGGGCCATGACAGCTATGGAGAATTGCGGCTGGGGCGCCAGCACACGATAGGCCAGGTCTACGGCAATTCCCTGGAAATCGCGTCCTGGAAGGAAATGGGCATGGGCGCTACCTTCAAGGCGTCCGACAACTACCAGTTCAGCAACCTGGTCAATTACTACACCCCGGTCTGGCAGGGGTTTCAGGCCGGCATCGGCTATTCCTTCGACGCCGACGACGGCAACCGCTTCCGTACCGCCAACAACAATCGCGCGCTCAGCCTGGGTGTGAAGTACGAGGACGGGCCGTTGCTGGCGGTCGCCACCTGGGACCAACTGCGCCTGGCCGATGCGCCGCCGGGCAGCAACGGCCGGCCGCAGGCGGTGCAGTTGGGCGTCTCCTACGATTTCGAGGTGCTGAAACTGTCCCTGGCCTGGTCGCGCCAGCGCAACGGCGACGTCGGCCTGGACGGCGGCGATCCGGACGGGCTGGGTCTGGGCCTGGGGCCGGCGGCCTTCGTGCGCGGCGGCACGGTCAATGCCTGGCTGGTCGGCGCCAGCGTGCCGGTCGGGCCTGGCGCCGTGCTGCTGCAATGGTCGCTGGCGCACCCGGACTGGCATTGGGACAACGGCATGACGGCGCGCAATGCGCAGGTGATGACGCTGGGCTATACCTACGGCCTGTCCCCGCGCACGACGCTCTATGCCTTTGCCGGCTATGCGTCGAACTACACGCTGGACGACCAGTTCGATCCTGCCCATTCGCACACCACGCGCGTGGGCACGGGCATTTCGCACCGTTTCTGA
- a CDS encoding M48 family metalloprotease, protein MNRRKKPSICSIAKRGAIVGLSVALAMPAIPISAWAQPVGLPSMGAASAAELSPALERSLGEAIMAQGRRDPTYVDDSELSQYLTTMGRKLAAFAPGGVPEVEMFGVRDPEINAFAMPGGFIGVNTGLIVASASESELAAVLAHEIGHVVQRHIARGMTQQNQNSMLMLASLAGALLAALAGGGGNLAVGVAAFGQAAAINRQLGFSRDAEREADRAGLQMLTRAGYDAEGMAQMFGRLMNASRLNEGAGGGSWASTHPLSIERMSDVQNRVRNQSPVARHVDSDDFWYVRAKMRVVQGRDAVSLRTAGQQLQDEAQALSGVRKSAAYYGLALQAFQRNNLAEAERNWNLASADGRSSAQLAKLSVDIALARKEYPRALELAQAGTKRWPGHRALGIAYAQALQSIGRHADAQEYLRAKIKQWGSDEPSLYQMLAQSEDRNGKPVAARRDQARFYVMTGAYAAAESQLQQARNMSTDFYEQSQIDVQIKEVKDKLAEERQLLERFKSG, encoded by the coding sequence ATGAACCGCAGGAAAAAGCCATCCATTTGCTCGATTGCGAAACGGGGCGCAATCGTCGGGCTGTCCGTGGCCCTGGCCATGCCCGCCATCCCCATCTCCGCCTGGGCGCAGCCCGTGGGCCTGCCGTCGATGGGCGCGGCCTCCGCAGCCGAACTGTCCCCCGCGCTGGAGCGCAGCCTGGGCGAGGCCATCATGGCCCAGGGGCGGCGCGATCCGACCTATGTCGACGATTCCGAACTCAGCCAATACCTCACCACCATGGGGCGCAAGCTGGCGGCTTTCGCGCCCGGCGGGGTCCCCGAGGTCGAGATGTTCGGCGTGCGCGACCCCGAAATCAACGCCTTCGCCATGCCCGGCGGCTTCATCGGCGTCAATACCGGCCTGATCGTGGCTTCGGCCAGCGAGTCCGAGCTGGCCGCGGTGCTGGCGCACGAAATCGGCCACGTCGTGCAGCGCCACATCGCCCGCGGCATGACCCAGCAGAACCAGAACAGCATGCTGATGCTGGCCAGCCTGGCGGGGGCGCTGCTGGCGGCCTTGGCCGGGGGGGGCGGCAATCTGGCGGTGGGCGTGGCGGCATTCGGCCAGGCCGCGGCCATCAACCGCCAACTGGGCTTTTCCCGCGACGCGGAACGCGAGGCCGACCGGGCCGGGCTGCAGATGCTGACCAGGGCGGGCTATGACGCCGAGGGCATGGCGCAGATGTTCGGGCGCCTGATGAACGCGTCGCGCCTGAACGAAGGCGCGGGCGGCGGCTCATGGGCCAGCACCCACCCGCTGTCCATCGAGCGCATGTCGGACGTGCAGAACCGGGTGCGCAACCAGTCCCCGGTGGCTCGCCACGTGGACAGCGACGACTTCTGGTACGTACGCGCCAAGATGCGCGTGGTGCAGGGCCGCGACGCGGTCAGCCTGCGCACTGCTGGCCAGCAATTGCAGGACGAGGCCCAGGCGCTGTCCGGCGTGCGCAAATCGGCCGCCTACTACGGCCTGGCGCTGCAGGCGTTCCAGCGCAACAACCTGGCGGAGGCCGAGCGCAACTGGAACCTGGCGTCGGCGGACGGCCGCAGCTCGGCCCAGCTGGCCAAGCTCAGCGTGGATATCGCCCTGGCCCGCAAGGAATACCCCCGGGCGCTGGAGCTGGCCCAGGCCGGCACCAAGCGCTGGCCCGGCCATCGGGCCCTGGGCATCGCCTACGCCCAGGCGCTGCAAAGCATCGGCCGCCACGCCGACGCGCAGGAATACCTGCGGGCCAAGATCAAGCAATGGGGCAGCGACGAGCCCAGCCTCTACCAGATGCTGGCGCAGAGCGAAGACCGCAACGGCAAGCCCGTGGCCGCGCGCCGCGACCAGGCGCGCTTTTACGTCATGACAGGCGCATACGCCGCCGCGGAATCGCAGCTGCAGCAGGCGCGCAACATGTCCACCGACTTCTACGAGCAGTCGCAGATCGACGTGCAGATCAAGGAAGTGAAGGACAAGCTGGCCGAAGAGCGCCAGTTGCTGGAACGCTTCAAGTCGGGCTGA
- a CDS encoding YybH family protein — MFATPEEAEHAFYEALDQADVVRLMQVWADDEEVVCIHPGGLRIVGHSAVQDSWQQVLTNGPLHVRPLRPLVMLSMMCAVHVLVEQVAVQTREGTQFANCYATNIYHKGPTGWRMVMHHASPAPTEAGVLDLHDVPDMLH; from the coding sequence ATGTTCGCCACGCCCGAAGAAGCAGAGCACGCGTTCTACGAAGCCCTCGATCAGGCGGACGTCGTTCGCCTGATGCAAGTCTGGGCGGACGACGAGGAAGTCGTCTGCATCCACCCGGGAGGCCTGCGCATCGTCGGCCATTCGGCGGTGCAGGACTCCTGGCAGCAGGTGCTGACCAACGGTCCCTTGCACGTGCGCCCTTTGCGGCCGCTGGTCATGCTGAGCATGATGTGCGCGGTGCACGTGCTGGTGGAACAAGTGGCGGTGCAGACGCGGGAAGGCACGCAATTCGCCAATTGCTACGCCACCAACATCTACCACAAGGGCCCGACCGGCTGGCGCATGGTCATGCACCATGCCTCGCCGGCGCCCACGGAAGCCGGGGTGCTCGACTTGCACGACGTACCCGACATGCTGCACTGA
- a CDS encoding zinc-finger domain-containing protein, translated as MTAAAPAAVPHPHEVIEVGADDLPVFCPGPKAPLWSMHPRVFLDVARTGSASCAYCGAEYRLKPGTVLHGHGH; from the coding sequence ATGACCGCTGCTGCTCCGGCCGCCGTCCCCCACCCCCACGAAGTCATCGAGGTCGGCGCCGACGACCTGCCCGTGTTCTGTCCGGGCCCCAAGGCGCCGCTCTGGAGCATGCACCCCCGCGTGTTCCTGGACGTGGCCCGCACCGGCTCCGCCAGCTGCGCCTACTGCGGCGCTGAGTACCGCCTGAAGCCCGGCACCGTGCTGCACGGCCACGGGCACTGA
- a CDS encoding AzlC family ABC transporter permease, translated as MSSESALPETEDPAAVRQERVTAFRAGVHAIVPALIATATWGLVTGVAMVKSGLTETMALAMTLLLYAGSAQLTSLPLIATGAPLWLIFAAGCVVNLRFLIFGAALHPYFRHLSWPKRLGLGYFTTDMGFVLFMPRYGDAAVRGTREQLWFFLGAIAPGWFVWQTSSIVGIYLGTMVPTGWSLDFAAVLALLAITVPLASSKPMLISMLAAGVVAWTGQVLPLRLGLAAAVVAGVVAGIWAERYFKARA; from the coding sequence TTGTCCTCTGAATCCGCGCTTCCTGAAACCGAAGACCCCGCCGCGGTCCGCCAGGAACGCGTTACCGCCTTCCGCGCAGGCGTACACGCCATCGTGCCCGCCCTGATCGCCACCGCCACCTGGGGGCTGGTCACCGGCGTGGCCATGGTCAAGTCGGGCCTGACGGAAACCATGGCGTTGGCCATGACCCTGTTGCTGTACGCCGGCTCGGCCCAGCTGACCTCCCTGCCGCTCATCGCCACCGGCGCGCCGCTCTGGCTGATCTTCGCCGCCGGCTGCGTGGTGAACCTGCGCTTTCTCATCTTTGGCGCGGCGCTGCATCCTTATTTCCGCCACCTGTCCTGGCCCAAGCGGCTGGGGCTGGGGTATTTCACGACCGACATGGGTTTCGTGCTGTTCATGCCGCGCTATGGCGATGCGGCCGTGCGCGGCACGCGCGAACAGCTCTGGTTCTTCCTGGGCGCCATCGCGCCGGGCTGGTTCGTCTGGCAGACGTCCTCCATCGTCGGCATCTATCTCGGCACCATGGTGCCCACGGGCTGGTCGCTGGACTTCGCCGCGGTGCTGGCGCTGCTGGCCATCACGGTGCCGCTGGCCAGCAGCAAGCCCATGCTGATTTCCATGCTGGCCGCCGGCGTGGTCGCCTGGACCGGGCAGGTCCTGCCGCTGCGCCTGGGCCTGGCCGCCGCCGTGGTGGCGGGCGTGGTCGCCGGCATCTGGGCGGAACGCTACTTCAAGGCTCGCGCATGA
- a CDS encoding AzlD domain-containing protein — protein sequence MTLWPAEIYVYSAILLLALCSVLTRAGFMLFGDYIPLPEGVRRALRYAPAAALTAIIVPDLLPWKAGLGPVFDYKLVAGVVAVLVFLRTRSAVLVIIVGMLALWGLRWLAG from the coding sequence ATGACCCTTTGGCCCGCCGAAATCTACGTCTATTCCGCCATCCTGCTGCTGGCGCTGTGCAGCGTGCTGACGCGCGCCGGCTTCATGCTGTTCGGCGATTACATCCCCCTGCCGGAAGGCGTGCGGCGGGCCTTGCGCTATGCGCCTGCCGCCGCCTTGACCGCCATCATCGTGCCGGATCTGCTGCCCTGGAAGGCCGGCCTGGGGCCCGTGTTCGACTACAAGCTGGTCGCGGGCGTGGTCGCCGTGCTGGTTTTCCTGCGCACGCGTAGCGCGGTGCTGGTCATCATCGTGGGCATGTTGGCCCTGTGGGGTCTGCGCTGGTTGGCCGGTTGA
- a CDS encoding YheT family hydrolase, with product MAAARLDTTPCPVPSWLPGGDSQTVYAALFAQYHRIAFVRERVDTPDTDFVDFDWTGPGLFPHKSADGAPLSGQRPVANGKTAAARWMTDADWKSLPHTPDTPALILFHGLEGGSNSRYAQSIAHHFRARGWIVVIAHFRGCSGVPNRLARAYYSGDSAEVGFMLETVRQRIPHARWHAVGVSLGGNALLKYLGEHQEDTGWLTACAGVSVPLDLVACGKTLSTGIFNRRVYTGHFLKTLKHKVLEKAHRYPGAVDVMRIAHAHDLREFDDTYTAPMHGFRNALDYWTRASSKPWLPKISVPTLALNARNDPFVPAASLPTPEECSSSILLHQPTDGGHAGFPTGSFPAHLNWLPQRLGRFFETGQ from the coding sequence TTGGCCGCTGCTCGTCTTGATACCACGCCCTGCCCCGTTCCCTCCTGGTTGCCCGGAGGCGACAGCCAGACGGTTTATGCCGCCCTGTTCGCGCAGTATCACCGCATCGCGTTCGTGCGCGAACGGGTGGACACGCCCGACACCGATTTCGTCGACTTCGACTGGACCGGCCCGGGCCTGTTCCCGCACAAGTCCGCCGACGGCGCGCCCCTCAGCGGCCAGCGCCCGGTCGCCAATGGCAAGACCGCCGCGGCCAGATGGATGACCGATGCGGACTGGAAGTCCCTGCCGCATACACCCGACACCCCCGCCCTGATCCTGTTCCACGGCCTGGAAGGCGGCAGCAACAGCCGCTATGCGCAGTCCATCGCGCATCATTTCCGCGCGCGCGGCTGGATCGTGGTGATCGCGCATTTCCGTGGCTGTTCGGGCGTACCCAACCGCCTGGCCCGCGCCTACTATTCCGGCGACTCGGCCGAGGTCGGCTTCATGCTGGAAACCGTGCGCCAGCGCATCCCGCATGCGCGCTGGCATGCGGTCGGCGTCTCGCTGGGCGGCAACGCGCTGCTCAAGTACCTGGGCGAACACCAGGAGGACACCGGCTGGCTGACGGCCTGCGCGGGCGTTTCCGTGCCGCTGGACCTGGTGGCTTGCGGCAAGACCTTGTCCACCGGCATATTCAACCGCAGGGTCTACACCGGCCATTTCCTGAAGACGCTCAAGCACAAGGTGCTGGAGAAGGCGCATCGCTATCCCGGCGCCGTCGACGTCATGCGCATCGCCCATGCACACGATCTGCGCGAATTCGACGACACCTACACCGCGCCCATGCATGGCTTTCGCAATGCGCTGGATTACTGGACGCGCGCGTCCAGCAAGCCCTGGCTGCCCAAGATATCGGTGCCCACACTGGCGCTCAATGCCCGCAACGATCCATTCGTGCCGGCCGCGTCGCTGCCCACGCCCGAGGAGTGCTCGTCCAGCATCCTGCTGCACCAGCCGACGGACGGCGGCCATGCCGGTTTTCCGACCGGCAGCTTCCCGGCCCACCTGAACTGGCTGCCGCAGCGGCTGGGACGCTTCTTCGAAACCGGCCAGTAG